In the genome of Streptomyces racemochromogenes, one region contains:
- a CDS encoding FAD binding domain-containing protein: MLPASLDEAVAALAAMPAAVPVAGGTDLMAAVNAGLLRPAALVGLGRINEIRGWQYQDGHALLGAGLTHARMGRPDFAALIPALAAAARAAGPPQIRNAGTLGGNIASAAPTGDALPVLAALEAELVIVGPGSLGDTGCSQREIPVSHLLAGRDMLRPGELIGFVRVPLLHAPQVFLKATGRTGPGRAVASVGLVLDPARRGVRCAIGAVAPMPLRPLEAEQWVASLIDWDGDRSLAPEALEAFGEYVAAACVPDQGEQVSSAVLHLRRTVAVLARRALGRALTS, translated from the coding sequence ATGCTGCCGGCCTCGCTCGACGAGGCCGTCGCGGCACTCGCCGCCATGCCCGCGGCCGTGCCCGTGGCGGGCGGCACCGACCTCATGGCCGCCGTCAACGCCGGGCTGCTGCGCCCCGCCGCCCTGGTCGGCCTCGGCCGGATCAACGAGATCCGCGGCTGGCAGTACCAGGACGGGCACGCGCTCCTCGGCGCCGGACTGACGCACGCCCGGATGGGACGGCCGGACTTCGCCGCCCTGATCCCGGCGCTGGCCGCGGCCGCCCGGGCCGCCGGCCCGCCGCAGATCCGCAACGCCGGCACCCTCGGCGGCAACATCGCCTCGGCCGCGCCGACCGGTGACGCCCTGCCGGTGCTGGCCGCGCTGGAGGCCGAGCTGGTCATCGTCGGCCCCGGCAGCCTCGGCGACACCGGATGCTCGCAGCGCGAGATCCCCGTCTCCCACCTGCTGGCCGGCCGCGACATGCTGCGGCCGGGCGAGCTGATCGGCTTCGTGCGGGTGCCGCTGCTGCACGCCCCTCAGGTGTTCCTGAAGGCCACCGGGCGTACCGGCCCGGGCCGCGCGGTGGCGTCCGTGGGACTGGTACTGGACCCGGCGCGCCGCGGAGTGCGGTGCGCGATCGGCGCGGTGGCCCCGATGCCGCTGCGGCCGCTGGAGGCCGAGCAGTGGGTGGCCTCGCTGATCGACTGGGACGGGGACCGCAGCCTGGCCCCCGAGGCACTGGAGGCCTTCGGCGAGTACGTCGCGGCCGCCTGCGTGCCCGACCAGGGGGAGCAGGTGTCCTCGGCGGTACTGCACCTGCGGCGGACGGTGGCCGTGCTGGCGCGCAGGGCCCTGGGGAGGGCGCTGACCTCATGA
- a CDS encoding xanthine dehydrogenase family protein molybdopterin-binding subunit, translating into MATVSLGADGDTEQPRPLRGIGVSVPSADSRAKAEGTFPYAADLWAEGLLWAAVLRSPHAHARIRSIDTSAAAEMPGVRAVITHADVPGATTHGRRIADRPVFAHDVVRHHGEPIAAVAADHPDTARLAAAAIIVEYELLDAVTDPEQSFGAAPLHPDGNLIRHIPLRYGDPEATGEVVVEGLYRIGRQDPAPIGAEAGLAVPRPDGGVEIYTASTDPHTDRDLAAACFGLEPDRVRVVVTGVPGATADREDAAFQLPLGLLALRTGCPVKLAATREESFLGHAHRHPTLLRYRHHADAEGRLVKVEAQILMDAGAYADASAESLAAAVAFACGPYVVPHAFVEGWAVRTNNPPSGHVRGEGAMQVCAAYEGQMDKLAAALGIDGAELRLRNVLATGDLLPTGQTVTCPAPVAELLRSVRDFPLPSLPKDTPEEEWLLPGGPEGAGEPSAVRRGVGYGVGMVHMLGAEGADEVSTATVKVVGGAATVICAAVDTGQGFATLARQIVQEVLGIDEVTCAPVDTDQPPAGPSAHGRHTWVSGGAVERAAKMVRTQLLQPMAHKLGMSTELLQIQDGRITSYDGAFSMSVAEAIEGKELWATAQCRPHPTEPLDSDGQGDAFVGLAFCAIRAVVDVDIELGTVRVVELAVAQDVGRVLNPRQLEARIEAGVTQGVGAALTENLRSVAGLVRHPDLTGYALPTSLDAPAVRIVRLVEERDVVAPFGAKAASAVPVVTTPAAVASAVRAATGRPVNRIPIRPSAAVAAPVPAAPNS; encoded by the coding sequence ATGGCGACGGTCAGCCTCGGCGCCGACGGCGACACCGAACAGCCGCGCCCCCTGCGCGGCATCGGCGTCTCCGTCCCCTCCGCCGACTCCCGCGCCAAGGCCGAGGGCACCTTCCCCTACGCCGCCGATCTCTGGGCCGAGGGCCTGCTGTGGGCCGCCGTGCTGCGCTCACCGCACGCCCACGCCCGCATCCGCTCCATCGACACCTCGGCCGCCGCCGAGATGCCCGGCGTGCGCGCCGTCATCACCCACGCCGACGTCCCCGGCGCGACCACCCACGGCCGGCGCATCGCCGACCGGCCGGTCTTCGCCCACGACGTCGTACGCCACCACGGCGAGCCCATCGCCGCCGTCGCCGCCGACCACCCCGACACGGCGCGCCTCGCCGCCGCCGCGATCATCGTCGAGTACGAACTCCTCGACGCCGTCACCGACCCCGAGCAGTCCTTCGGCGCGGCCCCGCTGCACCCGGACGGCAACCTGATCCGGCACATCCCGCTGCGCTACGGCGACCCCGAGGCCACCGGCGAGGTCGTCGTCGAGGGCCTCTACCGCATCGGCCGCCAGGACCCCGCCCCGATCGGCGCCGAGGCCGGCCTCGCCGTGCCCCGCCCCGACGGCGGCGTGGAGATCTACACCGCCTCCACCGACCCGCACACCGACCGCGACCTGGCCGCCGCCTGCTTCGGCCTGGAGCCGGACCGCGTACGCGTCGTCGTCACCGGCGTGCCCGGTGCGACCGCCGACCGCGAGGACGCCGCCTTCCAGCTGCCGCTCGGCCTGCTGGCCCTGCGCACCGGCTGCCCGGTGAAGCTGGCCGCCACCCGCGAGGAGTCCTTCCTCGGCCACGCCCACCGGCACCCGACCCTGCTGCGCTACCGCCACCACGCGGACGCCGAGGGCCGGCTGGTCAAGGTCGAGGCCCAGATCCTGATGGACGCCGGCGCCTACGCCGACGCCTCCGCCGAGTCCCTCGCGGCGGCCGTGGCCTTCGCCTGCGGCCCGTACGTCGTCCCGCACGCCTTCGTCGAGGGCTGGGCGGTCCGCACGAACAACCCGCCCTCCGGCCACGTCCGGGGCGAGGGTGCCATGCAGGTCTGCGCCGCGTACGAGGGCCAGATGGACAAGCTCGCCGCCGCCCTCGGCATCGACGGCGCGGAGCTGCGCCTGCGCAACGTCCTGGCCACCGGCGACCTGCTCCCCACCGGCCAGACCGTCACCTGCCCGGCCCCCGTCGCCGAACTCCTCCGCTCGGTCCGCGACTTCCCCCTGCCCTCCCTCCCCAAGGACACCCCCGAGGAGGAGTGGCTGCTGCCCGGCGGCCCCGAGGGCGCGGGCGAACCCAGCGCGGTGCGGCGCGGCGTCGGCTACGGCGTGGGCATGGTCCACATGCTCGGCGCCGAGGGCGCGGACGAGGTCTCCACCGCCACCGTGAAGGTGGTCGGCGGCGCCGCCACCGTCATCTGCGCGGCCGTCGACACCGGGCAGGGCTTCGCCACCCTCGCCCGCCAGATCGTCCAGGAGGTCCTCGGCATCGACGAGGTGACCTGCGCCCCCGTCGACACCGACCAGCCGCCGGCGGGCCCCTCCGCCCACGGCCGCCACACCTGGGTGTCGGGCGGGGCCGTCGAACGGGCCGCGAAGATGGTCCGCACGCAGCTCCTCCAGCCCATGGCCCACAAGCTCGGCATGTCGACGGAACTCCTCCAGATCCAGGACGGTCGGATCACGTCGTACGACGGGGCCTTCTCCATGTCCGTCGCGGAGGCCATAGAGGGCAAGGAGCTCTGGGCGACGGCCCAGTGCCGCCCCCATCCCACGGAGCCGCTGGACTCGGACGGCCAGGGCGACGCCTTCGTCGGCCTCGCGTTCTGCGCGATCCGCGCGGTCGTCGACGTGGACATCGAGCTGGGCACGGTGCGGGTGGTGGAGCTCGCCGTCGCCCAGGACGTCGGCCGCGTCCTCAACCCCCGCCAGCTGGAGGCCCGTATCGAAGCGGGCGTCACCCAGGGCGTCGGCGCGGCCCTGACGGAGAACCTCCGCTCGGTCGCCGGCCTGGTCCGCCACCCGGACCTGACGGGCTACGCCCTGCCGACGTCCCTGGACGCCCCGGCGGTGCGGATCGTCCGTCTGGTGGAGGAGCGGGACGTGGTGGCCCCGTTCGGCGCGAAGGCGGCGAGCGCGGTCCCGGTGGTGACCACCCCGGCGGCGGTGGCCTCGGCGGTCCGCGCGGCGACGGGCCGGCCCGTGAACAGGATCCCGATCCGGCCATCCGCGGCGGTCGCGGCACCGGTGCCGGCGGCGCCCAACTCCTAA
- a CDS encoding DUF2563 family protein gives MAVDNAGPGLLGVNVASGVAAGLMAQAKALEVEYDSLTDYKNRVDALLKTLDGSEADAGKLAHGTLPAGTLGTGFAEADALFKAYTTVHGELQKLSAGLAGQIEALGIAILTAGKGYGGVDEETQARMRALIKQSKEAYVPDRDPLVQQEREAQKHAPTAPPTPNPSTSKGTI, from the coding sequence GTGGCGGTGGACAACGCGGGTCCGGGGCTGCTGGGGGTGAACGTCGCCAGTGGGGTGGCGGCCGGCCTGATGGCCCAGGCGAAGGCCCTGGAGGTCGAGTACGACTCCCTGACCGACTACAAGAACCGGGTCGACGCCCTGCTGAAGACCCTCGACGGCTCGGAGGCGGACGCCGGCAAACTGGCCCACGGCACCCTGCCGGCGGGCACCCTGGGCACGGGCTTCGCCGAGGCGGACGCCCTGTTCAAGGCGTACACGACGGTCCACGGCGAGCTGCAGAAGCTGTCTGCGGGCCTGGCGGGCCAGATCGAGGCGCTGGGCATCGCCATCCTGACGGCGGGCAAGGGCTACGGCGGCGTGGACGAGGAGACGCAGGCCCGCATGCGGGCGCTGATCAAGCAGTCGAAGGAAGCCTACGTACCGGACCGCGACCCCCTGGTCCAGCAGGAACGCGAGGCCCAGAAGCACGCCCCGACCGCGCCCCCGACTCCGAACCCGAGTACGTCGAAGGGCACGATCTGA
- a CDS encoding 2Fe-2S iron-sulfur cluster-binding protein, with the protein MSENENVSGTTGNAGQGAGAGNGWGWEPVPQGGEYDNEATAFVQLPQEMLDALDSGEPLAAPGHGFVPPPMIVPLGSGSADPSATGTWTMPVQWPDAGSGTAPGAAGSGPSAGAAAQAPARAPIPASIPLPASVAAAFAAAPAGEAEAEPQNGSAHAEQAAGGAHGTLGGGLHFDPSGGAVYGEPSGGVPHGEPQGGARLHGEPQGASHAGLLGEPHGGPHAAPQGGPFGAHPAPHGGVPHSDPHAAPQGGPHGTLGGGLHTGPHADPYADPHAEPDPGATAEWHFPEAVHRPEDAMATGQWTLPGGAGDPALDGGWGGPAGGTPAPWEQPAAPEAAPGVLLSSGVLPGGAAGAPAAALSAGRGPRVLGGPGVGTPLPEGYLQAGPEPEAVPAAPPDIEASHGPAEMPVEGERSRPVEADGGAEGAETAGPAFAEPPAAAPAEAEAAPVPGDGGADSGATPPAEGDTGSFPVQETAYEEERIPAVAQHEHPSASYVLRVNGADRPVTGAWIGESLLYVLRERLGLAGAKDGCSQGECGACAVQVDGRLVASCLVPAATAAGSEVRTVEGLASGGELSDVQQALCRSGGVQCGFCVPGMAMTIHDLLEGNHAPSDLETRQALCGNLCRCSGYKGVIEAVREVVAEREATAAEADALIPHQAQPGEGGIHAAHGTDGFDPFGSNPGSGVFDGGQTAYDGGQTGYDGGQAAFDGQAGPHGTDGRGIPTGHLGPDGFPGPDGPSGPHGPDGLGGLHGNGFGGDQHNGGMA; encoded by the coding sequence ATGAGTGAGAACGAGAACGTGAGCGGAACGACGGGGAACGCGGGGCAGGGCGCCGGGGCCGGCAACGGCTGGGGCTGGGAGCCGGTCCCGCAGGGCGGCGAGTACGACAACGAGGCCACGGCCTTCGTGCAGCTGCCGCAGGAGATGCTGGACGCGCTGGACAGCGGGGAGCCGCTCGCGGCGCCCGGGCACGGCTTCGTGCCGCCGCCGATGATCGTGCCGCTGGGGTCGGGCAGTGCGGACCCCTCCGCCACCGGCACCTGGACGATGCCGGTGCAGTGGCCGGACGCCGGCTCGGGAACGGCCCCCGGGGCGGCGGGCTCCGGCCCGTCCGCCGGAGCCGCCGCGCAGGCGCCCGCCCGCGCGCCGATCCCGGCGTCGATCCCGCTCCCGGCGTCGGTGGCGGCCGCGTTCGCGGCGGCGCCCGCGGGAGAGGCCGAGGCCGAGCCGCAGAACGGTTCCGCACACGCCGAGCAGGCCGCCGGCGGGGCGCACGGGACGCTGGGCGGCGGGCTGCACTTCGACCCGTCGGGTGGCGCCGTGTACGGGGAGCCGTCGGGCGGCGTCCCGCACGGGGAGCCGCAGGGCGGTGCCCGCCTGCACGGGGAGCCGCAGGGGGCGTCGCACGCCGGCCTGCTCGGGGAGCCGCACGGCGGGCCGCACGCCGCGCCGCAGGGTGGCCCGTTCGGGGCGCACCCCGCCCCGCACGGGGGTGTGCCGCACTCGGACCCGCATGCCGCCCCGCAGGGTGGCCCGCACGGGACGCTGGGCGGCGGGCTGCACACGGGCCCGCACGCCGACCCCTACGCCGACCCCCACGCCGAGCCGGATCCCGGCGCGACCGCCGAGTGGCACTTCCCCGAGGCGGTGCATCGCCCGGAGGACGCGATGGCGACCGGGCAGTGGACGCTGCCCGGCGGCGCCGGCGACCCCGCCCTGGACGGCGGCTGGGGCGGTCCCGCCGGCGGGACGCCCGCGCCCTGGGAGCAGCCCGCGGCGCCCGAGGCGGCTCCCGGGGTGCTGCTGAGCTCCGGCGTGCTCCCGGGCGGCGCCGCCGGTGCGCCCGCGGCCGCGCTGTCGGCCGGACGCGGTCCGAGGGTGCTGGGCGGCCCCGGCGTGGGCACCCCGCTGCCCGAGGGCTACCTCCAGGCCGGGCCGGAGCCCGAGGCCGTGCCCGCGGCCCCCCCGGACATCGAGGCCTCGCACGGCCCGGCCGAGATGCCGGTCGAGGGTGAGCGGTCGCGTCCGGTGGAGGCCGACGGCGGTGCCGAGGGCGCCGAGACCGCCGGACCCGCCTTCGCGGAGCCCCCGGCGGCCGCTCCGGCCGAAGCGGAGGCCGCGCCCGTGCCGGGTGACGGCGGTGCCGACAGCGGTGCGACACCTCCGGCCGAGGGCGACACCGGGAGTTTCCCGGTCCAGGAGACCGCGTACGAGGAAGAGCGGATTCCCGCCGTCGCCCAGCACGAGCACCCGTCGGCGTCGTACGTCCTGCGGGTCAACGGCGCCGACCGGCCCGTCACCGGGGCGTGGATCGGCGAGTCCCTGCTGTACGTGCTGCGCGAGCGGCTCGGCCTGGCCGGCGCCAAGGACGGCTGCTCGCAGGGCGAGTGCGGAGCCTGCGCGGTCCAGGTCGACGGGCGGCTCGTCGCCTCCTGCCTGGTCCCGGCGGCGACGGCGGCCGGCAGTGAGGTGCGTACCGTCGAGGGCCTCGCGAGCGGCGGGGAACTCTCCGACGTGCAGCAGGCGTTGTGCAGGTCGGGCGGGGTGCAGTGCGGGTTCTGCGTACCCGGCATGGCCATGACCATCCATGACCTGCTGGAGGGCAACCACGCCCCCAGCGACCTCGAGACCCGCCAGGCGCTGTGCGGCAACCTCTGCCGCTGCTCGGGCTACAAGGGCGTCATCGAGGCGGTCCGCGAGGTCGTCGCGGAGCGGGAGGCGACCGCCGCGGAGGCCGACGCGCTCATCCCGCACCAGGCGCAGCCCGGCGAGGGCGGGATCCACGCGGCCCACGGGACGGACGGCTTCGACCCCTTCGGCTCGAACCCGGGATCCGGCGTGTTCGACGGCGGCCAGACGGCCTACGACGGCGGCCAGACGGGCTACGACGGCGGCCAGGCGGCCTTCGACGGCCAGGCGGGCCCGCACGGGACCGACGGCCGGGGCATCCCGACCGGCCACCTCGGCCCCGACGGCTTCCCCGGACCGGACGGACCCTCCGGGCCACACGGACCCGACGGGCTCGGCGGCCTGCACGGGAACGGATTCGGCGGGGACCAGCACAACGGAGGCATGGCGTGA